One window of the Streptomyces sp. NBC_00259 genome contains the following:
- a CDS encoding DUF4190 domain-containing protein, with protein MELTSSARRFTGTRDADGMAVASFVLGLAGLLVMNIVLGPVAIVLAGLALWRGTARRGRALLGLALGIADLVVLATLVVGNGMVVWSPGG; from the coding sequence ATGGAACTCACCTCGTCCGCCCGCCGGTTCACCGGCACGCGCGACGCCGACGGCATGGCCGTCGCCTCGTTCGTCCTCGGCCTGGCCGGGCTGCTCGTGATGAACATCGTCCTCGGACCCGTCGCCATCGTCCTCGCGGGCCTCGCCCTGTGGCGCGGTACGGCCCGGCGTGGACGGGCTCTGCTGGGGCTCGCGCTCGGCATTGCCGACCTCGTCGTCCTCGCCACGCTCGTCGTCGGCAACGGGATGGTCGTCTGGAGCCCGGGCGGCTGA